The Neodiprion fabricii isolate iyNeoFabr1 chromosome 4, iyNeoFabr1.1, whole genome shotgun sequence genome window below encodes:
- the LOC124179559 gene encoding E3 ubiquitin-protein ligase RAD18-like isoform X2, giving the protein MEQSPDVSWPSEYVELTIDELLHCRICYEYIKTSVVTPCSHNYCSICIRKFLHYKTQCPVCFENLYEKDLHPNRILDEFMECYSSLKVKLVSCIRGAESRRNQKHPPALPVIDCDKLIAADKPIETPKKLFSIRVRDETQLMGTPKKNITVGTNENTPKISSLFVPKSADKSKAETSAERVLCPICSIDIMATKINRHLDDCLKRQGSMSPPRQSHHNTLEPMPKYVMNLMKDAQLRKQLKKYGLSTSGVRKVLEKRLQKFSTLYNAERDKIVPKSVHEIVKQCEEEEVAEKSVQRMNSSGSLLNIDRKSDPSSIEEAQKQYLYKNKDNYQKLIQSINRRDKSQKKVGRSLFSRQLDEESMATTSSTPLTTTSQSLLSESNEKYEPGSSSIALSQYLRSDSDSNTSYPLQHYSRDDPMQFLALELSSDSQNSPLKVESSLLLERKLQTPVDLDWKRHSESECSHAIVSSNPSRISGSPEFESSCHENNLIATSIIKEGSESKSDIFDASTEDNLSDNCSDERRSAVNRSKKFIRKSHKQWKRTKTCVDSQSNCETDSETDVQTTRQRSAAKIQKGVSPKPDNGSLYSDFSRMRDAILDIGEPSYDGGNLSSSKMDKENSEKTEVEVELTTVRRSSRKRSQISYATVSKVPKVLEKKGKRKKVLDEQRSNVIDDVSDTLEVPYPTSADAKPDGTVNQLTNDTKRSLRKRPKR; this is encoded by the exons ATGGAACAATCTCCGGATGTTTCTTGGCCATCGGAGTATGTAGAATTAACG ATCGACGAGCTCCTGCACTGCAGGATTTGTTACGAATACATCAAGACTTCGGTTGTTACCCCATGCTCTCACAATT ATTGTTCGATATGCATAAGAAAATTCTTGCATTATAAAACTCAATGCCCGGTATGTTTCGAGAATTTGTACGAAAAAGATTTGCACCCAAATAGGATATTAGATGAATTTATGGAGTGCTATTCATCATTGAAAGTAAAGCTCGTCAGCTGTATCAGAGGGGCTGAGAGTAGAAGAAATCAGAAACATCCACCTGCATTACCTGTGATAGACTGTGATAAACTAATTGCTGCTGACAAGCCAATTGAAActccaaaaaaattgttttctatAAGAGTGAGGGATGAGACTCAGCTAATGGGCACAcccaaaaaaaatatcactgtAGGTACGAATGAAAATACGCCAAAGATATCTTCTCTCTTTGTACCAAAGAGTGCGGACAAAAGTAAAGCCGAAACAAGCGCTGAGAGGGTGCTTTGCCCTATCTGCAGCATTGATATAATGGCAACAAAAATCAATAGGCACCTGGACGACTGTTTGAAGAGGCAAGGATCCATGTCTCCCCCAAGACA ATCTCATCATAACACCTTAGAGCCAATGCCAAAATATGTCATGAACTTAATGAAGGATGCTCAACTCCGCAAGCAGTTGAAGAAATATGGCTTATCAACTTCGGGAGTGCGTAAAGTACTAGAAAAGAGGTTGCAGAAATTTTCCACACTCTATAATGCAGAGAGAGACAAAATTGTTCCTAAATCTGTCCACGAGATCGTTAAACAATGTGAGGAAGAAGAAGTCGCTGAGAAAAGTGTGCAGCGGATGAACTCTTCTGGATCT TTGTTGAACATTGATCGGAAGTCAGACCCAAGCTCAATTGAAGAAGCGCAAAAGCAATATC TGTATAAGAATAAGGACAACTACCAGAAATTGATACAGTCTATAAACAGACGTGACAAGTCTCAAAAGAAGGTGGGAAGATCGTTGTTCAGTCGTCAGTTAGATGAGGAGAGCATGGCGACGACGTCATCGACACCATTGACGACTACTAGTCAGAGTCTGTTGAGTGAAAGCAACGAAAAATACGAGCCAGGCTCATCGAGCATAGCTTTGAGTCAGTATCTTCGGTCAGATTCAGACTCGAACACATCATACCCATTACAGCATTATTCACGAGATGATCCGATGCAGTTCTTAGCATTGGAATTATCTTCGGACAGTCAGAATTCTCCCCTCAAAGTTGAAAGCTCATTGTTGCTAGAAAGAAAACTCCAAACCCCCGTAGATCTGGATTGGAAGAGACATTCAGAGTCTGAATGTTCACATGCTATTGTCTCATCAAACCCGTCCCGGATTAGCGGATCCCCAGAATTTGAGTCGAGCTGCCACGAGAACAACTTGATAGCAACATCCATTATAAAAGAAGGCAGTGAGTCGAAGAGCGACATTTTTGATGCTAGCACCGAGGACAACCTCAGCGACAATTGCAGTGATGAACGCAGGAGTGCAGTGAATAGATCGaagaaattcattcgaaaatcgcACAAGCAGTGGAAGAGAACAAAGACTTGCGTCGACAGCCAGTCTAATTGTGAAACGGATTCTGAAACCGATGTACAGACCACAAGGCAAAGGTCTGCAGCAAAAATTCAGAAGGGAGTATCGCCAAAACCTGATAATG GAAGCTTATATAGCGATTTTTCAAGGATGCGAGACGCGATTCTGGATATCGGTGAGCCGAGCTACGACGGCGGAAATCTGAGTAGCTCAAAGATGGATAAagaaaattcggaaaaaactGAGGTCGAAGTCGAGCTTACGACCGTCCGTCGGTCATCTAGAAAAAGAAGCCAGATTTCGTATGCTACTGTTTCAAAAGTTCCAAAAGTACTCGAGAAGAAGGGGAAACGAAAGAAGGTGCTTGATGAACAACGATCCAACGTTATTGATGACGTTAGTGACACGTTGGAGGTTCCGTATCCAACAAGTGCAGATGCTAAACCTGACGGCACGGTTAATCAGTTGACAAATGATACAAAAAGATCGTTGCGAAAACGGCCCAAGCGGTGA
- the LOC124179561 gene encoding sperm-associated antigen 1 isoform X1 encodes MGKEEVDLVTVVKPDEKRSLLQKYDIPIEHLSYEYVTGCSNVKELERIVLILRSGEEGIFPDLINRAEECLAKISPKSRVLRVEEPVVTRAMLDPEDRRLIDDDMARWMSEMQGREKDLDEGKAFTATPLVPQPEIRQTPETRSAKRNSQSGAKRGKPKAIASCDYAGWDRFDADAEIDRIDLQDERMQVEAKNAQQRQREKHEEAKKFSKESIVNKLSLTATELGVLAEHEKNMGNEAYRVGDYEEALIRYNSSITINPSVNAYNNRAITNIKLRRYQEAVNDCNIVSSMEYNNVTALMRRALALEHLEKNSQALIDYQTILQLEPNNKLAIAAVNRLKKPSDSKKVRMKIEEEIIPAVISETKVAKNEELNNVTKERSTVKNAYDLPEEKKDSSPSSNGVQSEICFCDRAPGFSQSPKPPPHYKSSYCLPPPRRTPGSRPLAVRSAWENRKADTSGTKTGCPDAESPKLMIEELPGHNEYESTYSRPPAIAELTKSKGNGEKTVTKNGDEKGKQLQTHKNRDKLADKKPEECQKPREKILSPVSMTHKKVEVASKYEKPVFKEQEVVIKDLDSIESPYEFLRVWQSLKTDVDLSLHAKLLRSLAPEEFNVVIGNKLDGGMFTILLRCLERHFCKDREDVLLVCRYLKALAKLSRFSIVRSFMDSVDKKVLLKMLNFVEEHNSPLAAAELRHAYNV; translated from the exons ATGGGAAAGGAGGAGGTGGATCTCGTGACTGTGGTTAAGCCAGACGAGAAGAGATCGCTCTTACAGAAGTATGACATTCCTATAGAGCATTTATCTTACGAGTACGTAACCGGCTGCTCAAACGTCAAGGAGCTCGAACGAATTGTTCTGATCTTGAG ATCGGGCGAGGAGGGTATATTTCCGGACTTAATAAATCGCGCCGAAGAATGTCTTGCCAAAATCAGTCCCAAGAGCCGCGTGCTTCGGGTCGAAGAGCCGGTCGTTACTCGGGCGATGTTGGATCCCGAGGACCGTAGATTGATCGACGACGATATGGCCAGATGGATGAGCGAGATGCAGGGAAGAGAGAAGGACCTTGATGAGGGAAAGGCGTTTACGGCTACACCGCTAGTCCCGCAACCGGAAATCCGGCAGACGCCAGAAACGAGATCAGCGAAA AGAAACTCGCAGAGCGGCGCGAAACGGGGTAAACCGAAGGCGATTGCCTCTTGCGATTACGCAGGCTGGGACAGATTCGACGCCGATGCCGAAATTGACCGCATCGACTTACAGGATGAAAGGATGCAGGTAGAGGCAAAAAACGCACAACAGAGACAAAGAGAAAAGCATGAGGAGGccaagaaattttcaaaggaATCTATAGTGAATAAAT TATCGTTGACGGCAACGGAACTAGGCGTGCTGGCTGAGCACGAGAAGAATATGGGAAACGAGGCGTACAGGGTTGGCGATTACGAGGAGGCTTTGATACGTTACAATTCTAGCATTACCATTAACCCGAGTGTGAACGCGTACAACAACCGGGCAATAACAA ATATAAAGTTGCGTCGATATCAGGAGGCTGTTAACGATTGCAACATCGTGTCGAGTATGGAGTATAACAACGTAACGGCTCTGATGAGGCGAGCACTGGCTCTTGAAcatctggaaaaaaattcacag GCACTCATCGATTATCAGACGATCCTGCAGCTCGAACCAAACAACAAACTAGCCATAGCGGCTGTAAACAGATTGAAGAAACCGTCCGATTCCAAGAAAGTAAG AATGAAAATCGAGGAAGAAATTATTCCGGCGGTCATTTCCGAGACGAAAGTGgctaaaaatgaagaattgaaTAACGTCACTAAGGAGCGATCGACGGTAAAAAACGCTTACGATTTACCAGAAGAAAAGAAGGACTCCTCCCCGAGTTCGAACGGCGTGCAGTCCGAGATATGCTTCTGCGACAGAGCACCGGGTTTTTCGCAGAGTCCAAAACCGCCCCCGCACTACAAAAGCAGCTACTGTTTGCCGCCGCCTCGCAGAACGCCGGGTTCGCGGCCATTGGCTGTTAGATCCGCTTGGGAAAATCGGAAGGCTGATACGTCCGGGACAAAAACGGGCTGCCCAGACGCGGAATCGCCGAAGTTGATGATCGAGGAACTGCCCGGTCATAACGAGTACGAATCGACTTACAGTCGGCCACCGGCGATCGCTGAGCTGACTAAGAGTAAGGGAAACGGAGAAAAAACCGTGACGAAAAATGGGGATGAAAAAGGGAAGCAATTGCAAACGCACAAGAATAGAGATAAGCTCGCGGATAAAAAGCCAGAGGAGTGCCAAAAACCGAGGGAGAAAATCCTGTCCCCTGTCTCAATGACTCACAAGAAAGTCGAGGTTGCTAGTAAATATGAGAAACCCGTTTTCAAGGAACAGGAAGTTGTGATAAAG GATCTCGACTCGATCGAATCGCCCTACGAATTTCTCCGCGTATGGCAATCGCTGAAGACCGATGTTGACTTATCGCTACATGCGAAACTCTTGCGATCTTTAGCGCCGGAGGAGTTCAATGTCG TCATCGGAAATAAACTGGACGGAGGTATGTTCACAATTTTGTTGCGGTGCCTTGAAAGACATTTCTGCAAGGATCGTGAGGACGTTCTCTTGGTTTGCCGATATCTAAAAGCCTTAGCTAAGCTGAGCCGGTTTTCCATTGTACGATCCTTCATGGACTCGGTCGACAAAAAAG TTCTCCTCAAGATGCTAAACTTCGTCGAGGAACACAACTCGCCTTTGGCTGCCGCGGAATTGCGTCACGCCTACAACGTATAA
- the LOC124179559 gene encoding E3 ubiquitin-protein ligase RAD18-like isoform X1, translating to MEQSPDVSWPSEYVELTKIDELLHCRICYEYIKTSVVTPCSHNYCSICIRKFLHYKTQCPVCFENLYEKDLHPNRILDEFMECYSSLKVKLVSCIRGAESRRNQKHPPALPVIDCDKLIAADKPIETPKKLFSIRVRDETQLMGTPKKNITVGTNENTPKISSLFVPKSADKSKAETSAERVLCPICSIDIMATKINRHLDDCLKRQGSMSPPRQSHHNTLEPMPKYVMNLMKDAQLRKQLKKYGLSTSGVRKVLEKRLQKFSTLYNAERDKIVPKSVHEIVKQCEEEEVAEKSVQRMNSSGSLLNIDRKSDPSSIEEAQKQYLYKNKDNYQKLIQSINRRDKSQKKVGRSLFSRQLDEESMATTSSTPLTTTSQSLLSESNEKYEPGSSSIALSQYLRSDSDSNTSYPLQHYSRDDPMQFLALELSSDSQNSPLKVESSLLLERKLQTPVDLDWKRHSESECSHAIVSSNPSRISGSPEFESSCHENNLIATSIIKEGSESKSDIFDASTEDNLSDNCSDERRSAVNRSKKFIRKSHKQWKRTKTCVDSQSNCETDSETDVQTTRQRSAAKIQKGVSPKPDNGSLYSDFSRMRDAILDIGEPSYDGGNLSSSKMDKENSEKTEVEVELTTVRRSSRKRSQISYATVSKVPKVLEKKGKRKKVLDEQRSNVIDDVSDTLEVPYPTSADAKPDGTVNQLTNDTKRSLRKRPKR from the exons ATGGAACAATCTCCGGATGTTTCTTGGCCATCGGAGTATGTAGAATTAACG AAGATCGACGAGCTCCTGCACTGCAGGATTTGTTACGAATACATCAAGACTTCGGTTGTTACCCCATGCTCTCACAATT ATTGTTCGATATGCATAAGAAAATTCTTGCATTATAAAACTCAATGCCCGGTATGTTTCGAGAATTTGTACGAAAAAGATTTGCACCCAAATAGGATATTAGATGAATTTATGGAGTGCTATTCATCATTGAAAGTAAAGCTCGTCAGCTGTATCAGAGGGGCTGAGAGTAGAAGAAATCAGAAACATCCACCTGCATTACCTGTGATAGACTGTGATAAACTAATTGCTGCTGACAAGCCAATTGAAActccaaaaaaattgttttctatAAGAGTGAGGGATGAGACTCAGCTAATGGGCACAcccaaaaaaaatatcactgtAGGTACGAATGAAAATACGCCAAAGATATCTTCTCTCTTTGTACCAAAGAGTGCGGACAAAAGTAAAGCCGAAACAAGCGCTGAGAGGGTGCTTTGCCCTATCTGCAGCATTGATATAATGGCAACAAAAATCAATAGGCACCTGGACGACTGTTTGAAGAGGCAAGGATCCATGTCTCCCCCAAGACA ATCTCATCATAACACCTTAGAGCCAATGCCAAAATATGTCATGAACTTAATGAAGGATGCTCAACTCCGCAAGCAGTTGAAGAAATATGGCTTATCAACTTCGGGAGTGCGTAAAGTACTAGAAAAGAGGTTGCAGAAATTTTCCACACTCTATAATGCAGAGAGAGACAAAATTGTTCCTAAATCTGTCCACGAGATCGTTAAACAATGTGAGGAAGAAGAAGTCGCTGAGAAAAGTGTGCAGCGGATGAACTCTTCTGGATCT TTGTTGAACATTGATCGGAAGTCAGACCCAAGCTCAATTGAAGAAGCGCAAAAGCAATATC TGTATAAGAATAAGGACAACTACCAGAAATTGATACAGTCTATAAACAGACGTGACAAGTCTCAAAAGAAGGTGGGAAGATCGTTGTTCAGTCGTCAGTTAGATGAGGAGAGCATGGCGACGACGTCATCGACACCATTGACGACTACTAGTCAGAGTCTGTTGAGTGAAAGCAACGAAAAATACGAGCCAGGCTCATCGAGCATAGCTTTGAGTCAGTATCTTCGGTCAGATTCAGACTCGAACACATCATACCCATTACAGCATTATTCACGAGATGATCCGATGCAGTTCTTAGCATTGGAATTATCTTCGGACAGTCAGAATTCTCCCCTCAAAGTTGAAAGCTCATTGTTGCTAGAAAGAAAACTCCAAACCCCCGTAGATCTGGATTGGAAGAGACATTCAGAGTCTGAATGTTCACATGCTATTGTCTCATCAAACCCGTCCCGGATTAGCGGATCCCCAGAATTTGAGTCGAGCTGCCACGAGAACAACTTGATAGCAACATCCATTATAAAAGAAGGCAGTGAGTCGAAGAGCGACATTTTTGATGCTAGCACCGAGGACAACCTCAGCGACAATTGCAGTGATGAACGCAGGAGTGCAGTGAATAGATCGaagaaattcattcgaaaatcgcACAAGCAGTGGAAGAGAACAAAGACTTGCGTCGACAGCCAGTCTAATTGTGAAACGGATTCTGAAACCGATGTACAGACCACAAGGCAAAGGTCTGCAGCAAAAATTCAGAAGGGAGTATCGCCAAAACCTGATAATG GAAGCTTATATAGCGATTTTTCAAGGATGCGAGACGCGATTCTGGATATCGGTGAGCCGAGCTACGACGGCGGAAATCTGAGTAGCTCAAAGATGGATAAagaaaattcggaaaaaactGAGGTCGAAGTCGAGCTTACGACCGTCCGTCGGTCATCTAGAAAAAGAAGCCAGATTTCGTATGCTACTGTTTCAAAAGTTCCAAAAGTACTCGAGAAGAAGGGGAAACGAAAGAAGGTGCTTGATGAACAACGATCCAACGTTATTGATGACGTTAGTGACACGTTGGAGGTTCCGTATCCAACAAGTGCAGATGCTAAACCTGACGGCACGGTTAATCAGTTGACAAATGATACAAAAAGATCGTTGCGAAAACGGCCCAAGCGGTGA
- the LOC124179561 gene encoding sperm-associated antigen 1 isoform X2: MGKEEVDLVTVVKPDEKRSLLQKYDIPIEHLSYEYVTGCSNVKELERIVLILRSGEEGIFPDLINRAEECLAKISPKSRVLRVEEPVVTRAMLDPEDRRLIDDDMARWMSEMQGREKDLDEGKAFTATPLVPQPEIRQTPETRSAKRNSQSGAKRGKPKAIASCDYAGWDRFDADAEIDRIDLQDERMQVEAKNAQQRQREKHEEAKKFSKESIVNKLSLTATELGVLAEHEKNMGNEAYRVGDYEEALIRYNSSITINPSVNAYNNRAITNIKLRRYQEAVNDCNIVSSMEYNNVTALMRRALALEHLEKNSQALIDYQTILQLEPNNKLAIAAVNRLKKPSDSKKVRMKIEEEIIPAVISETKVAKNEELNNVTKERSTVKNAYDLPEEKKDSSPSSNGVQSEICFCDRAPGFSQSPKPPPHYKSSYCLPPPRRTPGSRPLAVRSAWENRKADTSGTKTGCPDAESPKLMIEELPGHNEYESTYSRPPAIAELTKSKGNGEKTVTKNGDEKGKQLQTHKNRDKLADKKPEECQKPREKILSPVSMTHKKVEVASKYEKPVFKEQEVVIKDLDSIESPYEFLRVWQSLKTDVDLSLHAKLLRSLAPEEFNVVLLKMLNFVEEHNSPLAAAELRHAYNV, translated from the exons ATGGGAAAGGAGGAGGTGGATCTCGTGACTGTGGTTAAGCCAGACGAGAAGAGATCGCTCTTACAGAAGTATGACATTCCTATAGAGCATTTATCTTACGAGTACGTAACCGGCTGCTCAAACGTCAAGGAGCTCGAACGAATTGTTCTGATCTTGAG ATCGGGCGAGGAGGGTATATTTCCGGACTTAATAAATCGCGCCGAAGAATGTCTTGCCAAAATCAGTCCCAAGAGCCGCGTGCTTCGGGTCGAAGAGCCGGTCGTTACTCGGGCGATGTTGGATCCCGAGGACCGTAGATTGATCGACGACGATATGGCCAGATGGATGAGCGAGATGCAGGGAAGAGAGAAGGACCTTGATGAGGGAAAGGCGTTTACGGCTACACCGCTAGTCCCGCAACCGGAAATCCGGCAGACGCCAGAAACGAGATCAGCGAAA AGAAACTCGCAGAGCGGCGCGAAACGGGGTAAACCGAAGGCGATTGCCTCTTGCGATTACGCAGGCTGGGACAGATTCGACGCCGATGCCGAAATTGACCGCATCGACTTACAGGATGAAAGGATGCAGGTAGAGGCAAAAAACGCACAACAGAGACAAAGAGAAAAGCATGAGGAGGccaagaaattttcaaaggaATCTATAGTGAATAAAT TATCGTTGACGGCAACGGAACTAGGCGTGCTGGCTGAGCACGAGAAGAATATGGGAAACGAGGCGTACAGGGTTGGCGATTACGAGGAGGCTTTGATACGTTACAATTCTAGCATTACCATTAACCCGAGTGTGAACGCGTACAACAACCGGGCAATAACAA ATATAAAGTTGCGTCGATATCAGGAGGCTGTTAACGATTGCAACATCGTGTCGAGTATGGAGTATAACAACGTAACGGCTCTGATGAGGCGAGCACTGGCTCTTGAAcatctggaaaaaaattcacag GCACTCATCGATTATCAGACGATCCTGCAGCTCGAACCAAACAACAAACTAGCCATAGCGGCTGTAAACAGATTGAAGAAACCGTCCGATTCCAAGAAAGTAAG AATGAAAATCGAGGAAGAAATTATTCCGGCGGTCATTTCCGAGACGAAAGTGgctaaaaatgaagaattgaaTAACGTCACTAAGGAGCGATCGACGGTAAAAAACGCTTACGATTTACCAGAAGAAAAGAAGGACTCCTCCCCGAGTTCGAACGGCGTGCAGTCCGAGATATGCTTCTGCGACAGAGCACCGGGTTTTTCGCAGAGTCCAAAACCGCCCCCGCACTACAAAAGCAGCTACTGTTTGCCGCCGCCTCGCAGAACGCCGGGTTCGCGGCCATTGGCTGTTAGATCCGCTTGGGAAAATCGGAAGGCTGATACGTCCGGGACAAAAACGGGCTGCCCAGACGCGGAATCGCCGAAGTTGATGATCGAGGAACTGCCCGGTCATAACGAGTACGAATCGACTTACAGTCGGCCACCGGCGATCGCTGAGCTGACTAAGAGTAAGGGAAACGGAGAAAAAACCGTGACGAAAAATGGGGATGAAAAAGGGAAGCAATTGCAAACGCACAAGAATAGAGATAAGCTCGCGGATAAAAAGCCAGAGGAGTGCCAAAAACCGAGGGAGAAAATCCTGTCCCCTGTCTCAATGACTCACAAGAAAGTCGAGGTTGCTAGTAAATATGAGAAACCCGTTTTCAAGGAACAGGAAGTTGTGATAAAG GATCTCGACTCGATCGAATCGCCCTACGAATTTCTCCGCGTATGGCAATCGCTGAAGACCGATGTTGACTTATCGCTACATGCGAAACTCTTGCGATCTTTAGCGCCGGAGGAGTTCAATGTCG TTCTCCTCAAGATGCTAAACTTCGTCGAGGAACACAACTCGCCTTTGGCTGCCGCGGAATTGCGTCACGCCTACAACGTATAA
- the LOC124179559 gene encoding E3 ubiquitin-protein ligase RAD18-like isoform X3 has protein sequence MEQSPDVSWPSEYVELTKIDELLHCRICYEYIKTSVVTPCSHNYCSICIRKFLHYKTQCPVCFENLYEKDLHPNRILDEFMECYSSLKVKLVSCIRGAESRRNQKHPPALPVIDCDKLIAADKPIETPKKLFSIRVRDETQLMGTPKKNITVGTNENTPKISSLFVPKSADKSKAETSAERVLCPICSIDIMATKINRHLDDCLKRQGSMSPPRQSHHNTLEPMPKYVMNLMKDAQLRKQLKKYGLSTSGVRKVLEKRLQKFSTLYNAERDKIVPKSVHEIVKQCEEEEVAEKSVQRMNSSGSLLNIDRKSDPSSIEEAQKQYLYKNKDNYQKLIQSINRRDKSQKKVGRSLFSRQLDEESMATTSSTPLTTTSQSLLSESNEKYEPGSSSIALSQYLRSDSDSNTSYPLQHYSRDDPMQFLALELSSDSQNSPLKVESSLLLERKLQTPVDLDWKRHSESECSHAIVSSNPSRISGSPEFESSCHENNLIATSIIKEGSESKSDIFDASTEDNLSDNCSDERRSAVNRSKKFIRKSHKQWKRTKTCVDSQSNCETDSETDVQTTRQRSAAKIQKGVSPKPDNGCETRFWISVSRATTAEI, from the exons ATGGAACAATCTCCGGATGTTTCTTGGCCATCGGAGTATGTAGAATTAACG AAGATCGACGAGCTCCTGCACTGCAGGATTTGTTACGAATACATCAAGACTTCGGTTGTTACCCCATGCTCTCACAATT ATTGTTCGATATGCATAAGAAAATTCTTGCATTATAAAACTCAATGCCCGGTATGTTTCGAGAATTTGTACGAAAAAGATTTGCACCCAAATAGGATATTAGATGAATTTATGGAGTGCTATTCATCATTGAAAGTAAAGCTCGTCAGCTGTATCAGAGGGGCTGAGAGTAGAAGAAATCAGAAACATCCACCTGCATTACCTGTGATAGACTGTGATAAACTAATTGCTGCTGACAAGCCAATTGAAActccaaaaaaattgttttctatAAGAGTGAGGGATGAGACTCAGCTAATGGGCACAcccaaaaaaaatatcactgtAGGTACGAATGAAAATACGCCAAAGATATCTTCTCTCTTTGTACCAAAGAGTGCGGACAAAAGTAAAGCCGAAACAAGCGCTGAGAGGGTGCTTTGCCCTATCTGCAGCATTGATATAATGGCAACAAAAATCAATAGGCACCTGGACGACTGTTTGAAGAGGCAAGGATCCATGTCTCCCCCAAGACA ATCTCATCATAACACCTTAGAGCCAATGCCAAAATATGTCATGAACTTAATGAAGGATGCTCAACTCCGCAAGCAGTTGAAGAAATATGGCTTATCAACTTCGGGAGTGCGTAAAGTACTAGAAAAGAGGTTGCAGAAATTTTCCACACTCTATAATGCAGAGAGAGACAAAATTGTTCCTAAATCTGTCCACGAGATCGTTAAACAATGTGAGGAAGAAGAAGTCGCTGAGAAAAGTGTGCAGCGGATGAACTCTTCTGGATCT TTGTTGAACATTGATCGGAAGTCAGACCCAAGCTCAATTGAAGAAGCGCAAAAGCAATATC TGTATAAGAATAAGGACAACTACCAGAAATTGATACAGTCTATAAACAGACGTGACAAGTCTCAAAAGAAGGTGGGAAGATCGTTGTTCAGTCGTCAGTTAGATGAGGAGAGCATGGCGACGACGTCATCGACACCATTGACGACTACTAGTCAGAGTCTGTTGAGTGAAAGCAACGAAAAATACGAGCCAGGCTCATCGAGCATAGCTTTGAGTCAGTATCTTCGGTCAGATTCAGACTCGAACACATCATACCCATTACAGCATTATTCACGAGATGATCCGATGCAGTTCTTAGCATTGGAATTATCTTCGGACAGTCAGAATTCTCCCCTCAAAGTTGAAAGCTCATTGTTGCTAGAAAGAAAACTCCAAACCCCCGTAGATCTGGATTGGAAGAGACATTCAGAGTCTGAATGTTCACATGCTATTGTCTCATCAAACCCGTCCCGGATTAGCGGATCCCCAGAATTTGAGTCGAGCTGCCACGAGAACAACTTGATAGCAACATCCATTATAAAAGAAGGCAGTGAGTCGAAGAGCGACATTTTTGATGCTAGCACCGAGGACAACCTCAGCGACAATTGCAGTGATGAACGCAGGAGTGCAGTGAATAGATCGaagaaattcattcgaaaatcgcACAAGCAGTGGAAGAGAACAAAGACTTGCGTCGACAGCCAGTCTAATTGTGAAACGGATTCTGAAACCGATGTACAGACCACAAGGCAAAGGTCTGCAGCAAAAATTCAGAAGGGAGTATCGCCAAAACCTGATAATG GATGCGAGACGCGATTCTGGATATCGGTGAGCCGAGCTACGACGGCGGAAATCTGA